In one window of Accipiter gentilis chromosome 28, bAccGen1.1, whole genome shotgun sequence DNA:
- the LOC126051716 gene encoding interleukin-1 receptor antagonist protein-like isoform X4 codes for MAFVPDLDTLESSSLNEETFYGPDCLCPQKKPRLDSEVTSPGVDIQVTVTKGHPARTFRQAAVLVVAVTKLQKQPVHKDFADSDLGGFLENIFEPISFQQIEDTYARAPVYRYTRSQSFDILDIDHKCFVLESPTQLVALHLQGPSARWKVKLNIALYRPQSSQGGPGTGRMPVALGIKGYQLYMSCVMSGTEPVLQLEEADIRKDIESTELTRFIFFRLDSPGDGTTRFESAAFPGWFICTSLQPRQPVGITNQPDQVNIATYKLSGR; via the exons ATGGCGTTCGTCCCCGATTTGGACACGCTGGAGAGCAGCAG CCTGAATGAGGAGACATTTTATGGCCCCGACTGCCTCTGCCCGCAGAAG AAACCCCGCCTGGACTCAGAGGTGACATCACCCGGGGTGGACATCCAGGTCACAGTGACCAAGGGACACCCTGCCAGGACCTTTCGCCAGGCTGCTGTCCTCGTGGTGGCCGTAACCAAGCTCCAGAAGCAGCCAGTGCACAAGGACTTTGCAGACAGTGACCTTGGGGGCTTCCTGGAGAATATTTTTG agcccATCTCCTTCCAGCAGATTGAGGACACCTATGCCAGGGCACCCGTCTATCGCTACACCCGCTCCCAGTCCTTCGACATCCTCGACATTGACCACAAGTGCTTCGTGCTGGAGTCACCCACCCAGCTGGTGGCCCTGCACCTGCAGGGACCCTCTGCCAGATGGAAAG TGAAGCTCAACATCGCTCTGTACCGTCCCCAGTCATCACAGGGTGGCCCAGGGACTGGGCGGATGCCGGTGGCCTTGGGCATTAAGGGTTACCAACTCTACATGTCGTGTGTGATGAGCGGCACTGAGCCCGTGCTGCAGCTGGAG GAAGCTGACATCAGGAAGGACATTGAGAGCACAGAGCTGACCCGCTTCATCTTCTTCCGCCTGGACAGCCCGGGTGATGGGACCACCCGCTTCGAGTCGGCCGCCTTCCCCGGCTGGTTCATCTGCACCTCCCTGCAGCCCCGCCAGCCTGTCGGCATCACCAACCAGCCTGACCAGGTCAACATTGCCACCTACAAGCTGAGCGGGCGCTGA
- the LOC126051716 gene encoding interleukin-1 beta-like isoform X1 has protein sequence MAFVPDLDTLESSSLNEETFYGPDCLCPQKVIPGWWEQQDTHDGEAGLSPHISFPPQKPRLDSEVTSPGVDIQVTVTKGHPARTFRQAAVLVVAVTKLQKQPVHKDFADSDLGGFLENIFGMGWWWWRCHSSWGMLLGDVLGPGTISISLTISLPAEPISFQQIEDTYARAPVYRYTRSQSFDILDIDHKCFVLESPTQLVALHLQGPSARWKVKLNIALYRPQSSQGGPGTGRMPVALGIKGYQLYMSCVMSGTEPVLQLEEADIRKDIESTELTRFIFFRLDSPGDGTTRFESAAFPGWFICTSLQPRQPVGITNQPDQVNIATYKLSGR, from the exons ATGGCGTTCGTCCCCGATTTGGACACGCTGGAGAGCAGCAG CCTGAATGAGGAGACATTTTATGGCCCCGACTGCCTCTGCCCGCAGAAGGTAATACCGGGTTGGTGGGAACAGCAAGACACCCATGATGGGGAAGCCGGGCTCTCACCCCACATCTCCTTTCCTCCCCAGAAACCCCGCCTGGACTCAGAGGTGACATCACCCGGGGTGGACATCCAGGTCACAGTGACCAAGGGACACCCTGCCAGGACCTTTCGCCAGGCTGCTGTCCTCGTGGTGGCCGTAACCAAGCTCCAGAAGCAGCCAGTGCACAAGGACTTTGCAGACAGTGACCTTGGGGGCTTCCTGGAGAATATTTTTGGtatggggtggtggtggtggaggtgtcACTCCAGCTGGGGGATGCTCTTGGGGGATGTTCTTGGACCAGGGACCATCAGCATCTCCCTGAccatctccctccctgcagagcccATCTCCTTCCAGCAGATTGAGGACACCTATGCCAGGGCACCCGTCTATCGCTACACCCGCTCCCAGTCCTTCGACATCCTCGACATTGACCACAAGTGCTTCGTGCTGGAGTCACCCACCCAGCTGGTGGCCCTGCACCTGCAGGGACCCTCTGCCAGATGGAAAG TGAAGCTCAACATCGCTCTGTACCGTCCCCAGTCATCACAGGGTGGCCCAGGGACTGGGCGGATGCCGGTGGCCTTGGGCATTAAGGGTTACCAACTCTACATGTCGTGTGTGATGAGCGGCACTGAGCCCGTGCTGCAGCTGGAG GAAGCTGACATCAGGAAGGACATTGAGAGCACAGAGCTGACCCGCTTCATCTTCTTCCGCCTGGACAGCCCGGGTGATGGGACCACCCGCTTCGAGTCGGCCGCCTTCCCCGGCTGGTTCATCTGCACCTCCCTGCAGCCCCGCCAGCCTGTCGGCATCACCAACCAGCCTGACCAGGTCAACATTGCCACCTACAAGCTGAGCGGGCGCTGA
- the LOC126051716 gene encoding interleukin-1 beta-like isoform X2, with amino-acid sequence MAFVPDLDTLESSSLNEETFYGPDCLCPQKKPRLDSEVTSPGVDIQVTVTKGHPARTFRQAAVLVVAVTKLQKQPVHKDFADSDLGGFLENIFGMGWWWWRCHSSWGMLLGDVLGPGTISISLTISLPAEPISFQQIEDTYARAPVYRYTRSQSFDILDIDHKCFVLESPTQLVALHLQGPSARWKVKLNIALYRPQSSQGGPGTGRMPVALGIKGYQLYMSCVMSGTEPVLQLEEADIRKDIESTELTRFIFFRLDSPGDGTTRFESAAFPGWFICTSLQPRQPVGITNQPDQVNIATYKLSGR; translated from the exons ATGGCGTTCGTCCCCGATTTGGACACGCTGGAGAGCAGCAG CCTGAATGAGGAGACATTTTATGGCCCCGACTGCCTCTGCCCGCAGAAG AAACCCCGCCTGGACTCAGAGGTGACATCACCCGGGGTGGACATCCAGGTCACAGTGACCAAGGGACACCCTGCCAGGACCTTTCGCCAGGCTGCTGTCCTCGTGGTGGCCGTAACCAAGCTCCAGAAGCAGCCAGTGCACAAGGACTTTGCAGACAGTGACCTTGGGGGCTTCCTGGAGAATATTTTTGGtatggggtggtggtggtggaggtgtcACTCCAGCTGGGGGATGCTCTTGGGGGATGTTCTTGGACCAGGGACCATCAGCATCTCCCTGAccatctccctccctgcagagcccATCTCCTTCCAGCAGATTGAGGACACCTATGCCAGGGCACCCGTCTATCGCTACACCCGCTCCCAGTCCTTCGACATCCTCGACATTGACCACAAGTGCTTCGTGCTGGAGTCACCCACCCAGCTGGTGGCCCTGCACCTGCAGGGACCCTCTGCCAGATGGAAAG TGAAGCTCAACATCGCTCTGTACCGTCCCCAGTCATCACAGGGTGGCCCAGGGACTGGGCGGATGCCGGTGGCCTTGGGCATTAAGGGTTACCAACTCTACATGTCGTGTGTGATGAGCGGCACTGAGCCCGTGCTGCAGCTGGAG GAAGCTGACATCAGGAAGGACATTGAGAGCACAGAGCTGACCCGCTTCATCTTCTTCCGCCTGGACAGCCCGGGTGATGGGACCACCCGCTTCGAGTCGGCCGCCTTCCCCGGCTGGTTCATCTGCACCTCCCTGCAGCCCCGCCAGCCTGTCGGCATCACCAACCAGCCTGACCAGGTCAACATTGCCACCTACAAGCTGAGCGGGCGCTGA
- the LOC126051716 gene encoding interleukin-1 receptor antagonist protein-like isoform X3: MAFVPDLDTLESSSLNEETFYGPDCLCPQKVIPGWWEQQDTHDGEAGLSPHISFPPQKPRLDSEVTSPGVDIQVTVTKGHPARTFRQAAVLVVAVTKLQKQPVHKDFADSDLGGFLENIFEPISFQQIEDTYARAPVYRYTRSQSFDILDIDHKCFVLESPTQLVALHLQGPSARWKVKLNIALYRPQSSQGGPGTGRMPVALGIKGYQLYMSCVMSGTEPVLQLEEADIRKDIESTELTRFIFFRLDSPGDGTTRFESAAFPGWFICTSLQPRQPVGITNQPDQVNIATYKLSGR; this comes from the exons ATGGCGTTCGTCCCCGATTTGGACACGCTGGAGAGCAGCAG CCTGAATGAGGAGACATTTTATGGCCCCGACTGCCTCTGCCCGCAGAAGGTAATACCGGGTTGGTGGGAACAGCAAGACACCCATGATGGGGAAGCCGGGCTCTCACCCCACATCTCCTTTCCTCCCCAGAAACCCCGCCTGGACTCAGAGGTGACATCACCCGGGGTGGACATCCAGGTCACAGTGACCAAGGGACACCCTGCCAGGACCTTTCGCCAGGCTGCTGTCCTCGTGGTGGCCGTAACCAAGCTCCAGAAGCAGCCAGTGCACAAGGACTTTGCAGACAGTGACCTTGGGGGCTTCCTGGAGAATATTTTTG agcccATCTCCTTCCAGCAGATTGAGGACACCTATGCCAGGGCACCCGTCTATCGCTACACCCGCTCCCAGTCCTTCGACATCCTCGACATTGACCACAAGTGCTTCGTGCTGGAGTCACCCACCCAGCTGGTGGCCCTGCACCTGCAGGGACCCTCTGCCAGATGGAAAG TGAAGCTCAACATCGCTCTGTACCGTCCCCAGTCATCACAGGGTGGCCCAGGGACTGGGCGGATGCCGGTGGCCTTGGGCATTAAGGGTTACCAACTCTACATGTCGTGTGTGATGAGCGGCACTGAGCCCGTGCTGCAGCTGGAG GAAGCTGACATCAGGAAGGACATTGAGAGCACAGAGCTGACCCGCTTCATCTTCTTCCGCCTGGACAGCCCGGGTGATGGGACCACCCGCTTCGAGTCGGCCGCCTTCCCCGGCTGGTTCATCTGCACCTCCCTGCAGCCCCGCCAGCCTGTCGGCATCACCAACCAGCCTGACCAGGTCAACATTGCCACCTACAAGCTGAGCGGGCGCTGA